Proteins from one Mycoplasma sp. Pen4 genomic window:
- a CDS encoding ribonuclease HII, producing MYWNDQMYEKLYSNEYKVIAGCDEVGRGCIAGELVTACVILPTGYVDDNIKDSKVTSHKKREKLYEQIMRDAIEIAIDVRSLDELNSSNPKAQSRIGMANCIKKLKHQPDLVLTDFEPIETNIKQLNLVKGETKSISIAAASIIAKVVRDNMLDEYAKIYPEYGFEKHKGYFTKLHKTALEIYGVTPIHRLKYKPVVEQLHKDKMSKG from the coding sequence ATGTATTGAAATGACCAAATGTATGAAAAATTGTATTCTAATGAATACAAAGTTATTGCTGGATGCGATGAAGTCGGAAGAGGTTGTATAGCAGGAGAATTAGTTACTGCTTGTGTGATTTTACCGACCGGTTATGTTGATGACAACATCAAAGATTCAAAAGTAACAAGTCATAAAAAACGTGAAAAGTTATACGAACAAATCATGAGGGATGCAATCGAGATAGCAATTGATGTTAGAAGTTTAGATGAATTAAACTCATCTAACCCAAAAGCTCAATCAAGAATTGGTATGGCTAACTGTATTAAAAAACTTAAGCACCAACCTGATTTAGTATTAACTGATTTTGAACCAATTGAGACAAATATTAAACAACTTAATTTAGTAAAAGGTGAAACAAAATCGATTTCAATAGCAGCAGCAAGCATTATTGCAAAAGTTGTACGGGACAATATGCTTGATGAATATGCAAAAATATATCCAGAATATGGTTTTGAAAAGCATAAAGGTTATTTCACTAAATTACACAAAACCGCATTAGAAATATATGGAGTAACACCAATCCATAGATTAAAATATAAACCTGTGGTTGAACAATTACACAAAGATAAAATGAGTAAAGGATAA
- the uvrA gene encoding excinuclease ABC subunit UvrA, which produces MSKENVLIIQGARENNLKNVDLVIPKNKLIVFTGISGSGKSSLAFNTIYEEGRRRYVDSLSSYARMFLGGTKKPDVDKIEGLSPSISIEQKTVHNNPRSTVGTVTEIYDYLRLLFARIGVPYCPNHNIAISSQTSKDILKTIFKLKDQSKLIIYSPLVDNEKGTHANLFEKLKNEGYMRVKVDGQIMMLEDKIELSKNHKHTIDLVIDRVPLKEENYNRIAEAIDIATEKSGGLLKVENVDTDEILTFSKLHSCIHKDFEMPKIETRLFSFNAPFGMCENCKGLGVEFKADFDAICPEQWRSINNGAIKYFENTINTTNLEWQEFNQLLVYYDIDKDLPLDEMNERDLNIVKYGSDREIEYSLLSVNGNYTRRYREIEGIVTKIENYYYSTSSDRRRDYLKKYMGTFVCHECKGSRLNQSALAVKVDGKNIYEFTQFSIDNALENIKKLVEKLSDHEKQISNLITKELIDRLTFLKNVGLDYLTLNRSAESLSGGEAQRIRLATQIGSNLTGVLYVLDEPSIGLHQKDNLKLINTLKHMVDIGNTLIVVEHDEDTIYSADYIVDIGPNAGVNGGEVVAHGTLEDIVSVDRSITGKYLSKEYTIPTPTHRRKGNGKEVIIHGARENNLKNIDVKIPLGCLTAITGVSGSGKSTLINEIFVRGIQYTLGLVDGNNRKKAKFDSISGLLNIDKVIAVNQSPIGKTPRSNPATYTGVFDDIREIYENVEESRVRGYTKSRFSFNVPGGRCEKCSGDGFIKIEMHFLPDVFVPCDDCDGQRYNRETLEIKYHNKNISQILEMSVAEAIDFFENKPKIIEKLQILSDVGLDYIKLGQMSTTLSGGEAQRVKLATYLQKKATGRTVYVLDEPTTGLHTHDVKKLIAILNRIVDSGDSVVVIEHNLDLIKCADYIIDLGPEGGIKGGRVLATGTPEKVAKTPNSSTGEFLAKIFQSEKVV; this is translated from the coding sequence ATGTCAAAAGAAAATGTATTAATAATACAAGGAGCACGTGAAAATAACCTTAAAAACGTTGATTTAGTCATTCCAAAAAATAAATTGATTGTTTTTACAGGTATTAGTGGTAGCGGTAAAAGTTCACTTGCATTCAACACCATTTATGAAGAAGGTCGTAGAAGGTATGTTGATTCACTTAGTTCATATGCAAGAATGTTTTTAGGTGGAACCAAAAAACCTGATGTTGATAAAATTGAAGGTTTAAGTCCATCGATTTCTATTGAGCAAAAAACAGTTCATAATAATCCACGTTCAACTGTTGGTACGGTAACTGAAATTTATGATTACTTACGTTTATTGTTTGCTAGAATTGGGGTTCCATATTGTCCAAATCATAATATTGCAATTTCATCACAAACATCAAAAGATATTTTAAAAACTATTTTTAAATTAAAAGACCAATCGAAACTAATTATTTATTCTCCTTTAGTTGATAACGAAAAAGGAACACATGCTAATTTATTTGAAAAATTAAAAAATGAAGGTTATATGCGTGTTAAAGTTGATGGTCAAATTATGATGTTGGAAGATAAAATTGAGTTATCAAAAAATCACAAACACACCATTGATTTAGTTATTGATCGTGTTCCATTAAAAGAAGAAAATTACAATAGAATTGCTGAAGCGATTGATATTGCTACAGAAAAATCTGGTGGATTATTAAAAGTCGAAAATGTCGACACCGATGAAATACTTACTTTCTCAAAATTGCACTCATGTATTCATAAAGATTTTGAAATGCCTAAAATTGAGACACGTTTGTTTTCTTTTAATGCTCCGTTTGGTATGTGTGAAAACTGTAAGGGTCTTGGGGTTGAGTTTAAAGCTGACTTCGATGCAATATGCCCTGAACAATGAAGAAGCATTAATAATGGTGCAATAAAATATTTTGAAAATACAATTAATACTACAAATTTAGAATGACAAGAATTTAATCAACTATTAGTTTATTATGATATTGACAAAGATCTGCCATTAGATGAAATGAACGAAAGAGACTTAAATATAGTCAAATACGGTTCAGATAGAGAAATTGAATATAGTTTATTATCGGTAAACGGAAACTACACTAGAAGATATCGTGAAATTGAAGGTATTGTTACAAAAATAGAAAATTATTATTATTCAACTTCAAGTGATAGAAGACGTGATTATTTAAAAAAATATATGGGAACATTTGTTTGTCATGAATGTAAAGGTTCAAGACTTAATCAAAGCGCTTTAGCGGTTAAAGTCGATGGTAAAAATATTTATGAATTTACTCAATTTTCAATTGATAATGCATTAGAAAACATAAAAAAATTAGTTGAAAAACTTTCTGACCATGAAAAACAAATTTCAAACTTAATTACAAAAGAGTTAATTGATAGATTAACATTTCTTAAAAATGTTGGTTTAGATTATTTAACTCTTAATCGTAGTGCTGAAAGTCTTAGTGGTGGGGAAGCGCAAAGAATTAGACTTGCAACTCAAATTGGTTCAAATTTAACAGGTGTTTTATATGTTTTAGATGAACCTTCAATTGGATTGCATCAAAAGGATAATTTAAAACTTATCAACACACTTAAACATATGGTTGATATCGGAAATACCTTAATCGTAGTAGAACACGATGAAGATACAATTTATTCAGCTGATTACATTGTTGATATCGGCCCAAATGCTGGAGTAAATGGTGGTGAAGTTGTTGCACATGGTACACTAGAAGATATTGTTTCTGTAGATAGATCTATTACAGGTAAATATCTTTCAAAAGAATATACCATTCCAACTCCTACACATAGACGTAAAGGTAATGGAAAAGAAGTAATAATTCATGGCGCAAGAGAAAATAATTTGAAAAATATTGACGTAAAAATTCCGCTTGGATGCTTAACTGCAATTACAGGGGTTAGTGGTAGTGGTAAAAGTACTTTAATTAATGAAATATTTGTTAGAGGTATTCAATACACTTTAGGTCTTGTAGATGGAAATAATCGTAAAAAAGCTAAATTTGATTCAATTAGTGGTTTACTAAATATTGACAAAGTTATTGCAGTTAACCAGAGTCCGATTGGTAAAACGCCACGTAGTAATCCTGCTACATACACAGGTGTTTTTGATGATATTAGAGAAATCTATGAAAACGTCGAAGAATCACGTGTAAGAGGTTATACAAAAAGTAGATTTAGTTTTAATGTACCTGGTGGTAGATGTGAAAAATGTTCTGGCGATGGTTTTATAAAAATTGAAATGCACTTTTTACCAGATGTTTTTGTACCATGTGATGATTGTGATGGGCAAAGATATAATCGTGAAACATTAGAGATTAAATATCACAACAAAAATATTTCACAAATTTTAGAAATGAGTGTAGCAGAAGCGATTGATTTTTTTGAGAATAAACCCAAAATTATCGAAAAATTACAAATACTTTCTGATGTAGGTTTAGACTATATTAAATTAGGTCAAATGTCAACAACACTCAGTGGTGGGGAAGCGCAACGTGTTAAGTTAGCTACTTACTTACAAAAGAAAGCAACAGGACGTACTGTTTATGTTTTAGATGAACCGACAACAGGTTTACATACTCATGATGTCAAAAAACTTATTGCAATTTTAAACAGAATCGTTGATAGTGGGGATTCAGTTGTTGTGATTGAACATAACTTAGATTTAATAAAATGTGCCGATTATATCATTGATCTAGGTCCAGAAGGCGGTATCAAAGGTGGTAGAGTTTTAGCAACTGGTACGCCTGAAAAAGTAGCAAAAACTCCGAATAGCTCAACTGGTGAGTTTCTAGCAAAAATATTCCAAAGCGAAAAAGTGGTTTAA
- the uvrB gene encoding excinuclease ABC subunit UvrB translates to MYNFDIMGIFKLKANYKPAGDQPQAIEKMVNTIKKGEKNQVLHGVTGSGKTFTIANVIKQFDRPVIVLSHTKTLASQLYSELKSFFPENAVEYFVSYFDYYRPESYKPSTDTYIDKDSRTNEQIEILRLSAYNSLLTRRDVIIVASVSAIYGALNPNIYKESFYRIYRTQNISVKDFASKLVQISYDRNDTDQVPGEFTVKGDVVIIRPADDEEIALRVSFFGDEIEEIAVIDPTTKEVIKKDNSFIIPPGNAYATENSIYDLIIPKIQDELQKQVAQFTRDKKLLFAERISQRVKNDIDDMKEFGVCKGIENYSMYLDRRDFGQRPYTLLDYLPDDALMIIDESHMFIPQARAMYKGDKARKDALVNYGFRLPSAYENRPLTFKEFENDFKFQKIFISATPNEYEMKKAKENVARLFVRPTGLLDPEIIIKPTAGQIEDIYDTIIEQRERNERTFVLTVSKRVAEELSSYLSERGIKSAYMHSDHNTFVRNEILRKLRMGIYEVVVGIGLLREGIDVPEISKVIVLEADNTNGINRNTQSLIQITGRAARNANGQAIFYADKITKAMQECIDDNQKKREIQITYNKKHNITPQTIIKPITEQIHGHDIMNAVELLLSKSQDGKKQQKEKALSSSKQELIADIKQQMNEAAKALDYERAIQLRDILIEIESK, encoded by the coding sequence ATGTATAATTTTGACATTATGGGAATCTTTAAATTAAAAGCAAATTATAAACCTGCTGGAGATCAACCTCAAGCAATTGAAAAAATGGTAAACACTATCAAAAAAGGCGAAAAAAATCAAGTTTTACACGGTGTTACTGGATCGGGTAAAACTTTTACTATTGCTAACGTAATAAAACAGTTTGATAGACCGGTTATTGTTTTATCTCACACCAAAACTCTAGCAAGTCAATTGTATAGTGAATTGAAATCATTTTTCCCTGAAAATGCTGTTGAATATTTTGTTAGTTATTTTGATTACTATAGACCTGAATCGTATAAACCAAGTACTGATACTTATATTGATAAAGATTCTCGCACAAATGAGCAAATTGAAATTTTAAGATTAAGTGCATATAATTCTCTACTAACTAGACGTGATGTAATTATTGTTGCTAGTGTTAGTGCGATTTATGGAGCATTAAATCCAAATATTTATAAAGAGTCATTTTATAGAATTTATCGTACTCAAAATATTTCTGTCAAAGATTTTGCAAGTAAACTTGTACAAATTTCATATGATCGTAATGATACCGATCAAGTTCCTGGTGAATTTACTGTAAAGGGAGATGTGGTAATTATTAGGCCTGCTGATGATGAAGAAATAGCACTACGTGTTAGTTTCTTTGGTGATGAAATCGAAGAAATTGCAGTTATTGATCCTACAACAAAAGAAGTTATCAAAAAAGATAATTCTTTTATCATTCCGCCTGGTAACGCTTATGCAACAGAAAATTCGATTTATGATCTTATAATTCCCAAAATTCAAGATGAATTACAAAAGCAAGTTGCTCAATTTACACGTGACAAGAAATTATTATTTGCAGAACGTATATCTCAAAGAGTTAAAAATGATATTGATGATATGAAAGAGTTTGGTGTATGTAAGGGAATTGAAAATTACTCAATGTACCTTGATCGTAGAGATTTTGGTCAACGTCCATATACATTATTAGATTATTTACCAGATGATGCACTCATGATAATTGATGAGTCTCACATGTTCATTCCGCAAGCTAGAGCAATGTACAAGGGAGACAAAGCCCGTAAAGATGCATTAGTTAATTACGGGTTTAGATTACCATCTGCTTATGAAAATAGACCATTAACATTCAAAGAATTTGAAAATGATTTTAAGTTTCAAAAAATATTTATTTCAGCAACGCCAAATGAATATGAAATGAAAAAAGCAAAAGAAAATGTTGCTAGATTATTCGTTAGACCAACTGGACTTTTAGATCCTGAAATCATTATTAAACCAACGGCGGGACAAATCGAAGATATCTATGACACAATCATAGAACAACGCGAGCGCAATGAGAGAACATTTGTTTTAACAGTGTCAAAAAGAGTTGCTGAGGAATTATCTTCATATCTTTCAGAACGTGGAATTAAATCTGCTTATATGCACTCAGACCATAATACTTTTGTACGTAATGAAATTTTACGTAAGTTAAGAATGGGAATTTATGAAGTTGTTGTTGGAATTGGATTACTTCGTGAAGGAATTGATGTTCCTGAGATATCAAAAGTTATTGTTCTTGAAGCAGATAATACAAATGGTATCAATCGTAATACACAAAGTTTGATTCAGATTACTGGTCGCGCCGCCAGAAATGCCAATGGACAAGCGATATTCTATGCTGATAAAATTACTAAGGCAATGCAAGAGTGTATTGATGATAATCAAAAGAAAAGAGAAATTCAAATCACCTACAACAAAAAGCACAATATCACACCACAAACAATTATTAAGCCAATTACTGAACAAATTCACGGTCATGACATTATGAATGCAGTTGAATTATTATTAAGCAAATCACAAGATGGTAAGAAACAACAAAAAGAAAAAGCATTATCATCATCAAAACAAGAATTAATTGCAGATATCAAACAACAAATGAATGAAGCTGCAAAAGCATTAGATTATGAAAGAGCGATTCAGTTAAGAGATATTCTAATTGAAATTGAAAGTAAATAG
- a CDS encoding MAGa3780 family membrane protein — translation MIENTTKNSLFHDWDRKRKMAFWAGIAILVIIVLCTIWTWIIYNYDELIPALKYTNNSSHFGQPVYARYWAVTYTFTWMSNIFLAFALILYAIWPKNWITQRMLFLATIYITITMLIFWALVFPSVFKGEPAQKIIVSTFVHFVTPIIAYVAFVKNRKEIEISKKVIWYSSIALFIYWLFALVLFLVSIPYLNEVFKDTSKEWLNSPEGKEYYKYIRPYIYPFLDFSRPLFVKTDNNALKVLLNMAIVVIGFFIPPFLGYVWKWSCKLQYAVKNNKKIEITQTQNS, via the coding sequence ATGATTGAAAACACTACAAAGAATTCCCTATTTCATGATTGAGATAGAAAAAGAAAAATGGCTTTTTGAGCAGGTATTGCAATCTTGGTAATTATAGTTTTATGTACTATTTGAACATGAATAATTTATAACTATGATGAGTTGATTCCTGCATTAAAATACACAAATAATTCCAGTCATTTTGGACAACCTGTTTATGCTCGTTATTGAGCAGTGACTTATACTTTTACTTGAATGAGTAATATTTTTCTAGCATTTGCTTTAATTCTATATGCAATTTGACCTAAAAATTGAATTACACAACGTATGCTTTTCTTAGCTACAATTTACATAACAATTACAATGTTGATTTTTTGAGCACTTGTATTTCCATCAGTTTTTAAAGGTGAACCGGCACAAAAAATTATCGTAAGTACATTTGTGCACTTTGTAACACCAATTATTGCTTATGTTGCTTTTGTAAAAAATCGTAAAGAAATTGAAATTTCAAAAAAAGTTATTTGATACTCATCTATAGCATTATTCATTTACTGATTATTTGCATTAGTATTATTCCTTGTCTCAATTCCATACTTGAATGAAGTATTCAAAGACACAAGCAAAGAATGATTAAATTCACCAGAAGGTAAAGAATACTATAAGTATATTAGACCTTACATTTATCCATTTTTAGATTTCTCAAGACCATTATTTGTAAAAACAGATAATAATGCATTAAAAGTATTATTAAATATGGCGATTGTGGTTATTGGATTTTTTATCCCACCATTTCTTGGTTATGTATGAAAATGATCATGTAAGTTGCAATATGCTGTAAAAAATAATAAAAAAATAGAAATCACACAAACCCAAAACTCCTAG
- a CDS encoding DNA topoisomerase (ATP-hydrolyzing), whose translation MKKNQAIEKIINESLDKIMSDRFGKYSKYVIQQRALPDVRDGLKPVQRRILFSMYGLGLFNDKQYKKSARIVGDVIGKYHPHGDSSVYEAMVNMSQWWKMNLPLLDMHGNIGSIDNDPAAAMRYTEVRMGKIAEWILNDIKKQTVSFVPNFDDSEMEPVVLPSIFPNLLVNGSMGIAIGMATNMPPHNLGEIIDATIYRILHPKAPFNDIASLIQGPDFPTGGVIKGDKGIYEAFELGQNQKNKILLFSKYEVYEKDKNKFIEITEIPYGVVKSKLVYDIDLIIQNKEIDGVLEIKDQSDRDGINILITLDQGANERSILSYLFQKTDLKISYNYNNTCIKNNSPKTMGIVELIDAYITHVKDVKTKTLFFDLEKQKLRLEIVLGFIKVSEITDKVIEVIIKSEGSKSGVIENLIKFFDFTKNQATAIAELRLYRLSKTDKEAYLLEKAELEKDIKRMQILLNNENEFNKFIIDQLSQMKLLFTTPRKTKVEEKEFDFSYDETDLIKEEMINLYISRMGYIKRLSQRVVDSNSLDTYALKDDDYLIYTNKVNTLNNLLILTNLGNYIIVPIYKIQESKWKDLGTYLSSFADFRVSEEIVSIIEVSNWDSLVYVNIGTRNGVFKKTLLKDFNVSRLNKAYTAISLAKDDYVVNATLTNGSKDIVIFTENGLASKYSENDVAIYSTKAKGNKGVYLSLDDKVRTFITVDPNGLINMISDDGQIQRFKASILPFIPKNIKGRPYNKSAKKFTISSVSEDVNDLNIIIKDQLGQTDIQEVKQYSVSSNEPRIYHLNADNPEKTSFNIYWSDKATKIEAIKFSKEQIMEDRKFIEEVKQTEAKTAKTISDILARINKNLEEDKKKKI comes from the coding sequence ATGAAAAAAAATCAAGCGATTGAGAAAATAATTAATGAATCATTAGACAAAATTATGTCTGATAGATTTGGTAAATATTCTAAGTATGTTATTCAACAAAGAGCTTTACCAGATGTTCGTGATGGTCTTAAACCTGTTCAAAGAAGAATTTTATTTTCTATGTATGGACTTGGTCTTTTTAATGATAAACAATATAAAAAATCAGCGCGTATTGTTGGTGATGTAATTGGTAAATATCACCCACATGGTGATTCATCTGTTTATGAGGCAATGGTTAATATGTCTCAATGATGAAAAATGAATTTACCATTATTAGATATGCACGGAAATATTGGTTCAATTGATAATGATCCAGCAGCTGCAATGCGTTATACAGAAGTTAGAATGGGTAAAATTGCTGAATGAATTTTAAATGATATTAAAAAACAGACGGTAAGTTTTGTTCCTAACTTTGACGATTCAGAAATGGAACCAGTTGTTTTACCATCGATTTTTCCTAACTTATTAGTTAATGGTTCAATGGGTATTGCCATTGGTATGGCGACAAATATGCCGCCTCATAATTTAGGTGAAATAATCGATGCCACAATTTATCGTATTCTACATCCTAAAGCACCATTTAATGATATTGCTAGCTTAATACAAGGGCCAGATTTTCCAACTGGTGGTGTGATAAAGGGTGATAAAGGTATTTATGAAGCCTTTGAATTAGGTCAAAACCAAAAGAATAAAATTCTTTTATTTAGTAAATATGAAGTGTATGAAAAAGATAAAAATAAATTTATCGAAATTACCGAAATTCCTTATGGTGTAGTTAAATCTAAATTAGTTTATGACATTGATTTAATCATTCAAAATAAAGAAATTGATGGTGTTTTAGAAATAAAAGATCAATCTGATCGTGATGGTATTAATATTCTTATCACACTTGATCAAGGAGCAAATGAACGTAGTATCTTAAGTTACTTATTCCAAAAAACAGATTTAAAAATAAGTTATAACTACAACAACACTTGCATCAAGAATAATTCACCTAAAACAATGGGGATTGTGGAATTGATTGATGCCTATATTACACATGTAAAAGATGTAAAAACAAAAACATTGTTCTTTGATTTAGAAAAACAAAAATTACGTTTAGAAATTGTTTTAGGTTTTATAAAAGTCTCAGAAATTACAGACAAAGTTATTGAAGTTATTATAAAATCTGAAGGTTCAAAATCGGGTGTTATTGAAAACTTAATCAAATTTTTTGATTTCACAAAAAATCAAGCTACAGCGATTGCAGAACTTAGACTTTACCGTTTAAGTAAAACTGATAAAGAAGCATATTTACTTGAAAAAGCAGAGCTAGAAAAAGATATCAAACGTATGCAAATTTTATTAAACAACGAAAATGAGTTTAATAAATTTATCATTGACCAATTAAGTCAAATGAAACTACTTTTTACCACACCTAGAAAGACGAAAGTAGAAGAAAAAGAATTTGACTTCTCATATGATGAAACTGATCTTATTAAAGAAGAGATGATTAATCTTTACATTTCACGTATGGGTTATATAAAACGTCTATCACAAAGGGTTGTTGATTCAAACTCATTAGATACTTATGCTTTAAAAGATGATGACTACTTAATTTATACAAACAAAGTTAATACATTAAACAATTTATTAATACTTACAAATCTTGGAAATTATATTATTGTTCCTATTTATAAAATTCAAGAATCTAAATGAAAAGATTTAGGAACATATTTATCATCATTTGCAGATTTTAGAGTTTCAGAGGAAATTGTATCTATAATCGAAGTTTCAAATTGAGATAGTTTAGTTTATGTAAATATAGGAACAAGAAACGGTGTTTTCAAAAAAACCTTATTAAAAGACTTTAATGTTTCAAGATTAAATAAAGCATATACAGCTATCTCATTAGCAAAAGATGACTATGTAGTTAATGCAACATTAACAAATGGGTCGAAAGATATTGTTATCTTTACTGAAAATGGTCTTGCTTCAAAATACTCTGAAAATGACGTGGCAATTTATAGTACTAAGGCAAAGGGAAATAAAGGTGTGTACTTATCGCTTGATGATAAGGTTAGAACATTTATTACTGTTGATCCAAATGGTTTAATCAATATGATCTCTGATGATGGTCAAATTCAAAGGTTTAAAGCATCAATATTACCATTTATACCTAAAAACATCAAAGGTAGACCATATAATAAATCTGCTAAGAAATTCACTATTTCTTCAGTTTCAGAAGACGTAAATGATTTAAATATAATAATAAAAGATCAGTTAGGTCAAACTGATATTCAAGAAGTTAAACAATATTCTGTTTCAAGTAATGAACCTAGAATTTACCATTTAAATGCTGATAATCCGGAAAAAACAAGTTTCAATATTTATTGAAGTGATAAAGCAACAAAAATTGAAGCGATTAAATTTTCTAAAGAACAAATAATGGAAGATAGAAAATTCATAGAAGAAGTAAAACAAACAGAAGCAAAAACTGCAAAAACAATTAGTGATATTCTTGCAAGAATTAATAAAAATCTTGAAGAAGATAAGAAAAAGAAAATATAA